Within Nitrospirota bacterium, the genomic segment AGGCAACGGCAGTACCGATGACCACGATGAAGACGGTGGCCACCGCCGCTACCTGCAAAGAGAGCCTCATCGAAAAGAGGATCGAGTTATCCATAGTAATCGTTATCGTTCCCTATACACGTTGATAGAGGAGGGGTGAGCCGTTCCGGAGGCTTTACCTGCGACACCGCAGAAGATTTTCATACTGCCCATCGTGATCGTGACGAGGATTGCGTTTCAGGTGAACGCTTCCTGCTCCCCGCTGAATACGGTATCTCGTCGCATTGTAAAGCCTCCGGAACGGCTCACCCCTCCTCATTCCGTCAGACGCTCTTAATTCTTACTCATCGTAAACCCGTATTTCTCGAGTATCCTCTTCCCTTCCGGCGAGGTTACTGCATCGATGAACGCTCTCGCCGGTCTTTCATTTTTAGTTCCTCTCACGACGGCAAGGGGATAGAGAACGGGCTTATGGCTCTGCGCGGGAGCGGTTGCGATGCCCCTGACTTCTTTCGGCCTGGTCATGGCATCCGTCGCATAGACAACCCCTGCATCCACTTCGCCGCGCGCCACGTAATCGAGCACCTGGCGCACGTTCCCGGCGAGGACGAGCTTGTCTTCTACTGCGTCGAATATCCTGTAGTACCGGAATACTTCTTCGGCATATCGCCCGACCGGCGCGGTCTTCGGGTTGCCTATCGCTATCCTCTTGACGCCTTTTGTCGCGAGGTCTTCAAAAGATCGTATCGATGCCGTCGCAGCAGCGGGCACCACGAGCACCACGGCGTTCGCCGCGAAATCGGTCCTCGATGACCGGATGACGAGCCCCTTCCGGTCCAGCGCATCCATATCGCCCGGCGCTGCCGAGGCGAAGACATCGACCGGAGCGCCGGCTTCGATCTGCCGGACCAGATCGCCGGAGGGGCCGAAATTGAAGGCCACCCTGGTCCTTTTATACTTCGCCTCGTACCGTTTGCCGATTTCCTCGAAGGCGCTCTTCAGGCTGAGCGCCGCGGAAACGGTAATCTCCCGCGCCGGTTCGGCGGAAGCCGGCGGCAGGGAGAGCATACTGCCCGCTAAAAAGACCAGGGCCGGAAGCAGTACCGTCCTCATGATCTTATCCGACCGTGTCGCAGTAGTCTTCGCCGAGCCTCGCGTGGAGCGTCTCGAGCTCCATATCGCCGTCCTGGCCGAGGATGCCGCAGGCGTCGGCCCTGCACTGCTTGCAGTGGCTCATCTGGGACAGGTAGCCGCCGCACTCGGTGCGCTTCGCGTGTATCGTCTCGCGCGAAGGGCGTCCGAGCCCGGTGAATTCTGCCTGGGGGATGAGAGGGATAATGTTCATGATATCGGCGCCCTTCGCGCCTGCTTCCCGGGCGATGAGGGGAAGCTCTCCATCGTTGATCCCGGGTATCATGACGCTGTTCACCTTCACCATCAGCCCCGCTTCAGCGGCCTCGCCGAGCCCTCTCCATTGATTGTCGAGCAGCAGCGCGGCCGCCTCCCTCCCGGTAGAGCGCCGCCCCCGACAGGAGACCCATGAGTATATTTTTTCAGCGGTCTCGGGCAGCACCGCATTGATAGTAACGGTGACGCTCCTGACCCCCGACCGCAGCAGCGCATCGAGCTTATCCGGGAGCGCGAGCCCGTTGGTCGAGACGCAGAGGATGAGGTCGGGGAATGCGCGGTGAATGGCGCTCATCGTCTCGAAGGTCGCCTCGTTGGCGAGAGGGTCCCCCGGGCCCGCGATGCCGATGACGCTGATGCGGCCGCTCCGTTCAACGACCGCCTCTGCCCGCTCCAGCGCCTCGGCAGGAGAGAGGACGGTACTGGTGATGCCCGGCCGCGATTCATTGGCGCAGTCGTACTTCCTTATGCAGTACCGGCACTGGATGTTGCATGCCGGCGCCACCGGGAGATGTATCCTGCCGAACGTGCGGTGCGCCTCCTCGGAAAAACAGGGGTGATCGGCGGCGATCTTCTTTTTCCTGGGCATCGTTACGGGAATCATGGATCCTTCCTCCCCCGTCCGCTTTCGCAGCACGGTTGTTTTTTACCGTGCTGGTAGCAAGGGCGGTGCCAGGGGAGGATATGACTGAAAATACAGCATGCTCCTGCGCAGCCGGAGATGCGGACATGGACAAAAAAGGAGCAAAACTGCCAAAAGTGTAGCAGGCGTGAGGCGCTGATCGAGCATGCCCTCTGCCGATGTGGTAGGATGCAGAGGAACAGCATAAGGGAAAGGAGGCTGATCGATGAGCGCGTATTTCCCGATCGTGAAGGAGCTGGGGCCGGGCACGTACCGGTGGTGCGCCTGCGGCAAGACCGGTACGGAACCGTTCTGCGATGATTCGCATGGAGAGGCGGACAGGGGGCCGGTGGAGCTGAAGCTGAGAGAGCGGAAGAAGGTGGCCTTCTGCACCTGCCGGAAGACGAGGAACGCTCCCTACTGCGACGGCACCCACGTACACCTCAAGGAGTGAGCTGAAAGCGGCGGCAGCATGGTATAATTGCGGATGCGGTTTATCGCCGACCTCCACATCCATTCGAAATACTCACGGGCCACCAGCAGCGACATGTCTCCCGAAAGCCTCTGGAAGTGGGCGCAGCTCAAGGGGATCGGGGTCATGGGCACCGGCGACATCACCCATCCCGCGTGGTTCAGGGAGCTGAACGAAAAGCTCGAGTCCGCGGGCAACGGGCTCTTCCGGCTCCGCAGGGAGTTCCGCACCGGCGATGTCCCCGCGTCATGCAGGGCGGAAGTAGGGTTCATCCTCTCCGCCGAGATCAGCTGCATTTACAAGAAAGGGGAACGGACGCGGAAGGTACACTCCATCCTGTTCCTCCCTGACTTCCCCGCCGCGGCCCGGCTGAGCATCGAGCTCTCGAAGATCGGGAACCTCAATGCCGACGGGAGGCCGATCCTGGGGCTGGATGCAAAGGAGCTCCTGAAGATCCTCATGGAGGTATCGCCCGAGGCGATGCTCGTCCCTGCTCATGTATGGACGCCCCACTTTTCGGTCTTCGGCGCAGAGTCGGGGTTCGACTCCCTCGAAGAGTGCTTCGAGGAGCTGACTCCCCATATCCACGCGATCGAGACCGGGCTCTCCTCCGATCCCCCGATGAACTGGCGGCTCTCGGCCCTCGACCGCATCACGCTCATCTCGAACTCCGACGCCCATTCGCCGGCCAAGATCGGCCGCGAGGCGAATATCCTCGATACCGAGCTCTCCTATAAGGGGATCATGGAGGCGCTGAAGACGAAGCAAGGGTTTACGGGCACCATCGAATTCTTCCCCGAGGAGGGGAAGTACCATTACGACGGCCACCGGCTCTGCGGGGTGAGCCTCGATCCGAAAGAGACGAAACGCCACAACTATCTCTGCCCGGTCTGCGGTAAACGGGTGACGGTGGGAGTGATGCACCGCATGGAGCTGCTGGCTGACCGTGCCGAGGGCTCGAGGCCCGGGAGCGCGCCGGGGTATCGTTCCATCATCCCCCTGCCCGAGGTGCTCGCTGAGGCGTTGAAGGTCGGGGTCAGCAGCAAGGCCGTGATGAAGGGATATCTCCGCCTGCTGGAGCAGCTCGGCAGCGAGTTTACCATTCTCATGGATACGCCGCTCGACGAGATAGGCCGGGCGAGCAACGCCCTGATCAGGGAGGCGGTGGCCCGGGTGCGCGCCGGGAAGGTGCATATCGCGCCGGGCTACGACGGCGAGTTCGGTAAGGTAAAGATATTCGAGGCTGTCGAGCGGAAGGCGATCAAAGGGCAGGCGATGCTCTTCTGAGGGAGCGGGAGATGACGGGCTCTTCGATTCTCCGACTTACCCTGAGAGAGGACGACGGTGATATCGAGGAGGAGCGCAGGCTCCTCTTCGTGGGCACGACGAGGGCGAAGGATGAGCTCTTCCTGCTCCCTGCGCGGAACAGGTTTCTCTGCGGCCAGCGGCGGGCGCCGCTGCTATCGCCATTCCTCGGGGAGCTCCCGGAGCCGCTCGTGCAGACCATGGTGATCCCGGATAGGGCAACGAAACAGAACAAAGAGCGGCAGATCGGGCTTTTCTAATGAGCGTGCAGGTACGTTCGTATTTCCTTGATAAAGGTCCTGAAATCTTTTAGTCTCTTCCTGTAAACCGCGTAGGTTACCGAATGCTCAACATCCTCGTACCCATGAATGAGGATATTCCTGAAGCGGGCCATTGCTTTGAAGGTATCGGTATGCTCTTTCGCTATGATCCGGTTTCCCGCAAGAATGTCGAAGCATTCCGCATAGGTTTCGGGCTCGTTCAGATCGAGCGCGCTGACGAGGTGCTTGCAGATATCCACCATCTGCTCAATCGAGAGCTGGATGTTCCTTTCAATGAACCTCCGGGCTACGGTATTTCCACTGAACTCCTCCAGGGTGGCGACGTTCACAAGACGCAGCTCCCTGATGTGCTCTTCTATGCGCCTGAGCTTTTTTTCGATCAGCTTTTTATCGATCATAAGCGCTCATGCCCGAAACATAATTGTACTCGTCATAGTCTGCTATGGTTTTCTCCCTGAATTTCCGATAGGCAGTTTCGTCGTTGATGGTAAGGGCGACCCTATGCTTCATCACGTGGTGCCTGAGGAAGGCCGATGCAGTGTTGAGGACAACGACATCGACATCCTTTCCGGCCATCTCGGAGAGCGCAGTGATGAAGCGGAGCAGGTCCATACCCTCCGGCGGCTTATAAAAACAGATCGCTATGTCGATATCGCTGTTTTTCCGGAGCACACCTGCTGCAGCCGAACCGAACAGGTGGGCAAAAGCCACATTGGGATCGTTTGCCAGAAAGTCTTTGAGCTTTCGGGTTAATTCTTTCACGGTTGTGCCCTCACGGCTTTTTAAGATTATAGCACAGACCCTGCATAGACATTCACTCATGAAAAGATTATCATATCCCTAAGAAACCGACCCGGGAGGAAGCAGTGGCACGCATCGGGATTCTTACCTGTTCCAACGCGACGCAGGAGCTGGGATGCTCCTCGGTGAGCTGCCTCGCTGACCTGCGGAAGCGAAAGGGGTCGTTTGCCGGGTATCCTCCCGAAGAGCCGCTCGATCTTGTCGGCATCATCAACTGTCCCGGCTGTCCCACCCTTACGGGAGCCGATAAGCTGCTGCAGCGGATCAGGGCGCTCACCGAGTTCAGGATCAACGCGATCCATTTCTCCAACTGCGTGAAAGCGCTCTGCCCGTTCAAAGAGAAGTACAGGGCGGTGCTCGATGCAGCCTCCCCTGATATCGAGATCGTTATCGGGACGCACCAGGAGCATATTACGCCGGAAGAGTTCAGGGCGCGGGTGAAAAAGATATTTGCCCGGCCGAGGATTACGATGGTGGATATGATCCTCAACCTGGATCAGCAGTAAGAGGACTCCATGGCCTGCAAAGATCATGAGCCTATCGCCTTCACAAGACATGCGGAAGTAAGGAGGCGGTGCCGAAAAGGGCTCACTTTGAGATGCTCATCGCATCGAATGTCAAGGCGAGGTACATGCCCTCACTTTCGATTACACCCTATCTAAAGAGGGAGAAGGCGGGAAGAGTAATGAGCTTTTTCAAGAAAGCAGATCTCGAGGCGACACGGGTCCGCGATGGAATCGTGCTCAGGGCAATCTCCGGCAATAAGACAATGATCACTTTCTTCGATTTCGAGCCAGGTGCGGTTATACCTGCCCACAAGCATCCGCATGAACAGATAACCTATGTCATTGAGGGCGAGATGGAGTTTACCGTTGAAGGGGAGGCAAGGGTTCTCAGGGCCGGCGAGGGTGTCGTAATTTACGCCGATCAGGAGCACAGTGGAAGGGTGCTGGACAAGGCGGCTAAAGCCGTAGATGCATGGTATCCGATCCGGGAAGACTATTTATAGGAGTAGCGAGACAGGCATGATCCGGGAATGTACAGAGAGCGACTTCGATAGCATGCATGACATCATCAACGATGCCGCGCAGGCATACAAGGGGATTATTCCCCCGGACTGCTGGGAGGAGCCGTATATGTCCAGGGAGCACCTCCGGGAGGAGATCGATGCCGGGGTTATCTTCTGGGGACATGAAGAGAACGGAACGCTCATCGGTGTGATGGGAATCCAGCACGTCAAGGATGTCACCCTCATCAGACACGCCTATGTCCGAACAATCGAAAGAAAGAGGGGGATAGGCGGCGGCCTCCTCGCGCATCTCCTCACTATGGCGGATCGGCCGGTGCTGATCGGCACCTGGGCTGCTGCTCTCTGGGCAATCCGTTTTTACGAGAAGCATGGCTTCCGGCTCGTCACTACGGAAGAAAAGGAACGGCTGCTCAGGGCGTACTGGTCGATTTCCGATCGCCAGATCGGGACCTCGGTGGTGCTCGCCGGACAGAAATGGTTCGAGCGGTCCGGAGGAGCCCCTCGCGTTTATTCCTGATCGGGAGCGTGGGTATCGGAGGTTTCGGCGGAGGCATAAACGCGCTGCTGTCATTACGATTGAGTTATCATCATTGACTTGGATTTTAAAGGCAGCAGTTCGGAGTGATACGTGGAAAGCTCCGGAACGGGTTAGATAACTGTTATCTTATTGCCGTCGAGCTCGACAATGTCACCTTTGCGGGCTTTGTAACGCTTGCGCAGCTCGACGGCGCCGTTCACCGTGACGCGGCCTTCGGCGATCAGTGCTTTCGCCATGCCGCCGCTCTCGCAGAGTCCGGTGACCTTCAGCAGGTTGTGCAGCTCGATAAACTCATGGTCTCCGAGGGGAAACTCCTTCATTACCGTCTCCTGAGCTCTCGAAGGGGTCCGTACCGTCTGCCGGGCTCGGATGATCCTTCGTATCCGTTCTCAGCAGATTA encodes:
- the modA gene encoding molybdate ABC transporter substrate-binding protein produces the protein MRTVLLPALVFLAGSMLSLPPASAEPAREITVSAALSLKSAFEEIGKRYEAKYKRTRVAFNFGPSGDLVRQIEAGAPVDVFASAAPGDMDALDRKGLVIRSSRTDFAANAVVLVVPAAATASIRSFEDLATKGVKRIAIGNPKTAPVGRYAEEVFRYYRIFDAVEDKLVLAGNVRQVLDYVARGEVDAGVVYATDAMTRPKEVRGIATAPAQSHKPVLYPLAVVRGTKNERPARAFIDAVTSPEGKRILEKYGFTMSKN
- the nifB gene encoding nitrogenase cofactor biosynthesis protein NifB, whose translation is MIPVTMPRKKKIAADHPCFSEEAHRTFGRIHLPVAPACNIQCRYCIRKYDCANESRPGITSTVLSPAEALERAEAVVERSGRISVIGIAGPGDPLANEATFETMSAIHRAFPDLILCVSTNGLALPDKLDALLRSGVRSVTVTINAVLPETAEKIYSWVSCRGRRSTGREAAALLLDNQWRGLGEAAEAGLMVKVNSVMIPGINDGELPLIAREAGAKGADIMNIIPLIPQAEFTGLGRPSRETIHAKRTECGGYLSQMSHCKQCRADACGILGQDGDMELETLHARLGEDYCDTVG
- a CDS encoding CDGSH iron-sulfur domain-containing protein, with product MSAYFPIVKELGPGTYRWCACGKTGTEPFCDDSHGEADRGPVELKLRERKKVAFCTCRKTRNAPYCDGTHVHLKE
- a CDS encoding endonuclease Q family protein; translation: MRFIADLHIHSKYSRATSSDMSPESLWKWAQLKGIGVMGTGDITHPAWFRELNEKLESAGNGLFRLRREFRTGDVPASCRAEVGFILSAEISCIYKKGERTRKVHSILFLPDFPAAARLSIELSKIGNLNADGRPILGLDAKELLKILMEVSPEAMLVPAHVWTPHFSVFGAESGFDSLEECFEELTPHIHAIETGLSSDPPMNWRLSALDRITLISNSDAHSPAKIGREANILDTELSYKGIMEALKTKQGFTGTIEFFPEEGKYHYDGHRLCGVSLDPKETKRHNYLCPVCGKRVTVGVMHRMELLADRAEGSRPGSAPGYRSIIPLPEVLAEALKVGVSSKAVMKGYLRLLEQLGSEFTILMDTPLDEIGRASNALIREAVARVRAGKVHIAPGYDGEFGKVKIFEAVERKAIKGQAMLF
- a CDS encoding 3'-5' exonuclease gives rise to the protein MTGSSILRLTLREDDGDIEEERRLLFVGTTRAKDELFLLPARNRFLCGQRRAPLLSPFLGELPEPLVQTMVIPDRATKQNKERQIGLF
- a CDS encoding DUF86 domain-containing protein; the protein is MIDKKLIEKKLRRIEEHIRELRLVNVATLEEFSGNTVARRFIERNIQLSIEQMVDICKHLVSALDLNEPETYAECFDILAGNRIIAKEHTDTFKAMARFRNILIHGYEDVEHSVTYAVYRKRLKDFRTFIKEIRTYLHAH
- a CDS encoding nucleotidyltransferase domain-containing protein — protein: MKELTRKLKDFLANDPNVAFAHLFGSAAAGVLRKNSDIDIAICFYKPPEGMDLLRFITALSEMAGKDVDVVVLNTASAFLRHHVMKHRVALTINDETAYRKFREKTIADYDEYNYVSGMSAYDR
- a CDS encoding CGGC domain-containing protein, whose product is MARIGILTCSNATQELGCSSVSCLADLRKRKGSFAGYPPEEPLDLVGIINCPGCPTLTGADKLLQRIRALTEFRINAIHFSNCVKALCPFKEKYRAVLDAASPDIEIVIGTHQEHITPEEFRARVKKIFARPRITMVDMILNLDQQ
- a CDS encoding cupin domain-containing protein translates to MPKRAHFEMLIASNVKARYMPSLSITPYLKREKAGRVMSFFKKADLEATRVRDGIVLRAISGNKTMITFFDFEPGAVIPAHKHPHEQITYVIEGEMEFTVEGEARVLRAGEGVVIYADQEHSGRVLDKAAKAVDAWYPIREDYL
- a CDS encoding GNAT family N-acetyltransferase; its protein translation is MIRECTESDFDSMHDIINDAAQAYKGIIPPDCWEEPYMSREHLREEIDAGVIFWGHEENGTLIGVMGIQHVKDVTLIRHAYVRTIERKRGIGGGLLAHLLTMADRPVLIGTWAAALWAIRFYEKHGFRLVTTEEKERLLRAYWSISDRQIGTSVVLAGQKWFERSGGAPRVYS
- a CDS encoding RNA-binding S4 domain-containing protein, which produces MKEFPLGDHEFIELHNLLKVTGLCESGGMAKALIAEGRVTVNGAVELRKRYKARKGDIVELDGNKITVI